Below is a window of Deltaproteobacteria bacterium DNA.
ATGTTGATATCCTGGGAACAGCGGCATTTCAATACGATATGGCAGGTAACTTGTGTGGCAATGTTTTTATGCCAAACAGACCGTCAACAATTTTGCAAAGGATTTTTTTTGCCTCTCCTGTGGTCCATGTAAGCGTGATGATGCGTCGCGACAGGATCCTTGAGTTGGGCGGATATGATGATTCCTACAGGATTCTCGCTGACTATGGTCTCTGGGCCCAGGCATTGCAAAACGGTTTCAGGTTCTGGAATCTGAGAGACGTTCTGACGGGTTATCTTGTAGATCAGGATAGTTTTGGATCATCGCATGGTAGAGGGCGATCCATCCAGGAAGCATCACAGATTATTTGTGACCTTGCCCTGGCCTTGACTGGCGATACTCTGTCTTTTGATCAAGCAGAAGATATTTACCGCTTTTTTGTTTTTGGCCCGCAGGATCTGGACAGTGATCGGTTGCGGAAGAACGAAGCACTATTTGAAGGGCTTTTATTAAAGCTTCATACTGCCCGGAGAGATATAGATTATCTGTTATTGAGGAGTTACTTAAAAATGCTCTTCGGAAGACGGTCCTATACTTCTTCTCAAAAGCACGAGTTGAAAGATGTGTTACATAGCATATTGAGCAAGTGGCGAGGAGGATTGTCATTTCACTTGTTTGAAGATATGCACAGATATATTCAGACTTTCAGATACATAAACTTTTCAACCATAGGGGTGAAAGTTCCCAACTTTATTTGTGAAGTTGCCGA
It encodes the following:
- a CDS encoding glycosyltransferase — protein: MNHTTKNKRISVVMAVYNGERFLKPTIASTLSQSFEDFEFIIVNDGSEDETQNIIAEYHDDRIILINNTRNMGQTASLNIGLQNARGTYIARTDAGDISTPERLKKQFQYLENHSDVDILGTAAFQYDMAGNLCGNVFMPNRPSTILQRIFFASPVVHVSVMMRRDRILELGGYDDSYRILADYGLWAQALQNGFRFWNLRDVLTGYLVDQDSFGSSHGRGRSIQEASQIICDLALALTGDTLSFDQAEDIYRFFVFGPQDLDSDRLRKNEALFEGLLLKLHTARRDIDYLLLRSYLKMLFGRRSYTSSQKHELKDVLHSILSKWRGGLSFHLFEDMHRYIQTFRYINFSTIGVKVPNFICEVADK